The following is a genomic window from Candidatus Acidiferrales bacterium.
TTGTGACCGGATTCGGCAACTCAGATGAGATCAAGATAGGAGAAAAGGTTTATGCGATAGGAACACCTGACGGACAGGAAGCTACGCTTTCCGAAGGGAATGTAAGTAATCCGACCAGAGACTTCAACGGGATAAGACGCATTCAATTCACAGCTCCAATTTCTCCTGGTAGCAGCGGAGGCGGGCTTTTCAACGAGAAGGGTTATATCATAGGAATCACTTCCAGCACGTTGAACATTCAGTCAGGCGAGCAAGCAGGTTTGGATCAAAATCTGAACTATGCTGTGCCAGTAAATGATCTGAAAGCGATGATTGCTGACACAAGCAAACACTTAGGGGGTAATGCTACTTATTACTACACGCAAGGTGTCTCTGCAGATTATCTGAGAGACTGGAATAGGGCCACGGAATATTACTCAAAAGCCATAATGTTGGATAGTACATATGCGGCCGCATACATCAATTTGGGCAGTGATTGCTTTTCGACTGGCAACTACGAGCTTGAAGTCAAGAGTTATCTCAAAGCTACCAAAGTCGATCCATCAAACCCTAATGCTTACTTTTTGCTTGCCACCGCCTATGAGGATGTTGCGCAATATGACAAGGCTATCAAGGCGTTCAGGACGGCGCTGAAACTGGACCCTAACGACAAAGACTTTATTTACG
Proteins encoded in this region:
- a CDS encoding trypsin-like peptidase domain-containing protein → MRRILKDLVAVLLLTTMAVAAITWWTSATGTNRVDRNLKAVVTLIVYGADGGIKCQGSGFFVNSKGLLATNAHVVNDAAKVVAKLPSGAFYNMKEIMHVDRTNDLALLQFEAKETPFVTGFGNSDEIKIGEKVYAIGTPDGQEATLSEGNVSNPTRDFNGIRRIQFTAPISPGSSGGGLFNEKGYIIGITSSTLNIQSGEQAGLDQNLNYAVPVNDLKAMIADTSKHLGGNATYYYTQGVSADYLRDWNRATEYYSKAIMLDSTYAAAYINLGSDCFSTGNYELEVKSYLKATKVDPSNPNAYFLLATAYEDVAQYDKAIKAFRTALKLDPNDKDFIYELALLYLARGDKEKAQELINNLCRLDQGFGTVFMSILNREK